Proteins encoded in a region of the Flavobacteriaceae bacterium HL-DH10 genome:
- a CDS encoding RNA polymerase sigma factor has protein sequence MTQTEFLNIVMPFKDKVFRLAKRLLVSTEEAEDATQEVLLKLWKNKTKMQEYKNVEAFSMTMTKNFCFDKLKSKQAQNLKIVHSNYEDGNTPLQKQVELNDSVNWVSKIIEDLPEQQKMIIQLRDIEDYDFDEIAKMLDMNNTAVRVNLSRARKTIREKLTNTHNYGIK, from the coding sequence ATGACTCAGACTGAGTTTTTAAATATTGTAATGCCTTTTAAAGATAAAGTCTTTCGTTTAGCAAAACGATTACTGGTATCTACTGAAGAAGCTGAAGATGCAACACAAGAGGTTTTGTTGAAGTTATGGAAAAATAAAACGAAGATGCAAGAATATAAAAATGTAGAAGCATTTTCAATGACAATGACTAAAAATTTTTGTTTTGATAAGTTAAAATCTAAGCAAGCACAAAATTTAAAAATAGTACATAGTAATTATGAAGATGGTAATACACCGTTGCAAAAACAAGTTGAGTTAAATGATAGTGTAAATTGGGTGTCTAAAATAATTGAAGACTTACCAGAGCAACAAAAAATGATTATTCAACTAAGAGATATAGAAGATTACGATTTTGATGAGATTGCAAAAATGTTAGACATGAATAATACGGCGGTACGTGTAAACTTATCAAGAGCAAGAAAAACAATAAGAGAAAAATTAACTAATACACATAATTATGGTATTAAATAA